The genomic segment TAAGTATTTGCAGGAGACTCTAGCACCTGGGACGAGAATGTCAGTAGAGGGTGTTTATCTCCAgctgtttcttttatttcgcATGAGAATCACGACTGCAGAGATGCTCGGGTCATATTTACTTGACTAGACCACCTTTTTTGAGCAAATTTAGCCTAGTTCACTGCCTTTTACGAGTTTCCTGTGATTTTTCGGGTTTTCTGTGGTTGATGATGTGACGTCATTCCATCGATGTGGtcaaccacagggatcccgagAAAACGTGGGGTTCTAAGGCTTAAGCAAATTGTCCTCTTTAAACAGAAGATACTACAGCAACAAGATCAGGATCTGATGCGTCAGTTCACGCATGTGCGTACAATGCTTAACGCGGTACAAGATCTTCCCTATTCCACCCCTGCCGGGCGCAAGATTAGTCTCCCTGAAGAAGCCATCACGGCGTATGGCGCGCGCCGGCTGTCAGAGAGTACAACGGAGCCCACACGTGACTACCGCCGCCGATCTTATTCGGCGTTTAGCGAGCGGATCTCGTTTTTCTCGTCTATGACGTCACCATCTAGCATGGAAGAGCTCAAAGAAATTTGATGATCAAGTGGAATTATGGGCAATACAACAAATAAGCGACAAATGAATAAGCAGCATGGAAAACAAACAGACAAGCAAAcgaaaaaagaaggaaaacaATTGAAtcacacaatttttttttcacttattcATTGTGCCAATAGTTCCCTgcttcttttctctgtatttcgctgggctggagttcacgaggaaaagatacctctgccatgggtcgcaagttcgtttgatcaaaccgccgtccacgatcgtggacgagatccagagcgcatgctccgttcattttaattaaaattactggccactatttgagcccacaatgactagcgcatgcatgaaacgtgtatccgctgcgggataataagcccgcattcgaaacggcgtcctccgtagaaatatcacgcgacgaattataaaagaagccattcaatgccttatcttcattcagaattttctctcttttgactaacgagtcaatcttccgtttacaagttttgcatattcttctgggaatagc from the Nematostella vectensis chromosome 4, jaNemVect1.1, whole genome shotgun sequence genome contains:
- the LOC116604741 gene encoding uncharacterized protein LOC116604741 yields the protein MPLRTIHEQRRRKEGVSSTEKVCGPASAKRVHFKDETPQRKTDEKIDCGGETPPFSLSEVERREKPLRQREREVEATIKWLYLQIKILQQQDQDLMRQFTHVRTMLNAVQDLPYSTPAGRKISLPEEAITAYGARRLSESTTEPTRDYRRRSYSAFSERISFFSSMTSPSSMEELKEI